AGGAGTCGAGGTAGGGGAGCCTTTTGGGGTGAGCGTAAGGAAATACGGTGAACGTAATGCACTGGATATTAGTGTCGGAAGTTATATCGGCCTATTTAAAAATAAACAGAATTATAAAGTAAGCAATGATGATCTGGCAGCTGTCGGGATCATGTTCAATGCGACTTATGTGTGGTACGTACCATTTTTTAATGAGCGTATGTCAGCCTATGCGGGACCGGGGGTACAAGTGAATTCGAGAAGATATTATCCGAATCGGGACGTAAAGTCGGTACATACCACCAACATTTCGACAGGTCCGTCAGCTACATTAGGACTGGAATTTTTTTTCGGGCAAAAACCGACCTCGCTTTTTGTAGAAGGAGGCGGATACCTTGAATTAATTCCAAAAATATTCTACTTTAACCCTACCCTCAGCCTTGGGTTAAGGCACAACTTTTAATTTAACACACGATGAGAAAATCGTACACTATTTTTTGTCTGATTGTACTGGCAATCATTCAGTTATCCTGTTCTTCTACGCTGCAAAAAAGGTATGATCAGCGCCATGGGACTACCGGCAGCTATGACACAGATTCGGACAGGTACAGAAGCAATGGTTCATCTTCCTCTGACGATACCTACCGGCGTGATTACAGCAAAGTCACCGACAATAATGAGCGTGGTTCCTCCGCCAGCGGCAACCTGCTTGCCCAATATGAAGAAATGGATAAGGTTGGAGATCTTGTTTTGTATGAAATCGATATTCTTGAAAGAAGGTACAACGTCCTGATTAATGAATACAAAAACGCTAAATCTTCGTCCAGGGAAGTGATTTCAGACGAGCTCGACCGGATTAATGATGATGAGAGGACGCTTTACAAAGCTTACACCAATATTTACCGTAACGGCAAAAACAACTGGGCGGTTGTGAAGGCCCAGGTTGAAAGTACACTCAGATCGGTCAGGCGCGTCGAAAAATAGTTACCAGCCTGCCCCTTTTGTTTGGGTTTTGATCCGGCAAATGTACCCATCGACGGTCATATAGAGTGTGGACCCGTCATTTCCCCAGGCGCAATTGGAGGTGAGCTCGTTCATTTCAATCCGCCCCAGAAGTTTTCCCGCTGGCGTCAGGATCAGCATTCCGCCCGGGCCTGATGACCAAAGGTTGCCATCTTTGTCAATTTTTAGTCCATCCGGCAGTCCGGCTTTTCCGGTTTTTAGCATAGGCGTGGCATCATATAATAGCTTTCCGGAACCGATTTTGCCGCTAGCATCTACGGGGTAGGACATAATAAACGCCTTTTCAGGGTCAGATTGGGCTACGTACAGAGTTTTGCCGTCGGGTGAAAATGCCAGCCCGTTGGGGCGGGTAAGGTCTGCAATTTCCTGTGTGATCTTACCATCTTTCGCGATCCGGTATACACCGAACTGCGGTATTTCACGCGTCGGATCGGCGTGTTTTTTATTCATTCCATAAGGCGGATCGGTGAAATAGTAGCTGCCGTTTGTATGTTCCGCGACGTCATTTGGACTATTGAAACGCTTTCCTTCGAAGTGGGCCGCAAGCGTCACTTTTCCGCCAATATTCAGCGGCATTGCGGATATTCTCCTGTCGCCATGCTCGCAGGAAACCAGCCGCCCTTTGCTATCGATGATCAATCCGTTACTGCCGGGCTCGTCACTGTAAACACCCTTGCCGGTGTAGCCGGAAGGTTCAAGAAAAACAGACAAACCTGCTTTTTCGTCCCATTTATAGACCCTGTTTTTCGGCACATCAGAAAACAACAAAAAGCCGCCTTCTTTCACCCAAACCGGTCCTTCCGACCATTCGAAGCCCGAAGCCAGCACTTCAATCCTGGCATCTTTTGAGATCAGTTTCTCCAGTGCAGGATCGTCATAAATGACTTTTCCCATCGTGGGATAGTTTTTCTGGGCCAGGGAAACCTGGGTGATCAACAGTGCAGAAATGAGGAAACTGA
This Dyadobacter sp. UC 10 DNA region includes the following protein-coding sequences:
- a CDS encoding SMP-30/gluconolactonase/LRE family protein, giving the protein MKIAFSFLISALLITQVSLAQKNYPTMGKVIYDDPALEKLISKDARIEVLASGFEWSEGPVWVKEGGFLLFSDVPKNRVYKWDEKAGLSVFLEPSGYTGKGVYSDEPGSNGLIIDSKGRLVSCEHGDRRISAMPLNIGGKVTLAAHFEGKRFNSPNDVAEHTNGSYYFTDPPYGMNKKHADPTREIPQFGVYRIAKDGKITQEIADLTRPNGLAFSPDGKTLYVAQSDPEKAFIMSYPVDASGKIGSGKLLYDATPMLKTGKAGLPDGLKIDKDGNLWSSGPGGMLILTPAGKLLGRIEMNELTSNCAWGNDGSTLYMTVDGYICRIKTQTKGAGW